A section of the Parasteatoda tepidariorum isolate YZ-2023 chromosome 6, CAS_Ptep_4.0, whole genome shotgun sequence genome encodes:
- the LOC107446963 gene encoding beta-ureidopropionase: MAAMIDNIDSILEAHLPEDDLRYVKRVLYGKELKKLEFSEDVLAEATSKNLELKGYVFDALPEDLRPPHLVRVGLVQHAIVEPTTAPISKQREAIHNRVREIVEIAAQCGVNIICFQEAWTMPFAFCTRERYPWCEFAENAESGPTTLLCAELAAKHNMVIVSNILERDETYGDTIWNTAVVISSSGAYLGKSRKNHIPRVGDFNESTYYMESDLGHPVFQTRFGKIAINICYGRHHPQNWMVYGLNGAEIVFNPSATIGDLSEPMWPIEARCAAIANSYFTCAINRVGTETFPNEFTSGDGKPAHKDFGHFYGSSYVAGPDGSRTPGLSRLKDGLLVSEMDLNLCRQAKDKWGFKMTQRLNIYADAIYWASQPDFTPQVLHEN; this comes from the exons atGGCAGCGATGATAGATAACATTGATTCTATCTTGGAAGCTCATTTACCTGAGGATGACCTCCGTTATGTAAAAAGAGTATTATATGGAAAAgaattaaa aaaactagaattttctgAAGATGTTTTAGCTGAAGCCACTAGTAAAAATCTTGAACTGAAAGGTTACGTTTTTGATGCATTACCTGAAGATCTTCGACCTCCCCATCTTGTTCGAGTTGGTCTTGTACAACATGCGATTGTAGAACCTACTACTGCACCAATATCAAAACAAAGAGAAGCCATTCATAATCGTGTTCGGGAGATTGTTGAAATAGCAGCACAGTGTGGAGTTAATATTATATGCTTTCAAGAAGCATGGA caatGCCCTTTGCCTTTTGCACTAGAGAAAGATATCCATGGTGTGAATTTGCTGAAAATGCTGAAAGTGGTCCTACGACACTCCTTTGTGCAGag TTAGCTGCAAAACACAATATGGTTATTGTTTCTAATATTCTGGAAAGAGATGAAACTTATGGAGATACTATATGGAATACTGCTGTTGTCATTTCAAGCTCTGGAGCATATTTAGGAAAATCTCGCAAGAATCATATACCACGTGTTGGCGATTTTAATGAA tcTACTTATTACATGGAAAGTGACTTAGGGCATCCTGTATTTCAAACTCGTTTTG gaaaaattgCAATCAACATCTGTTATGGAAGGCATCATCCACAAAATTGGATGGTTTATGGACTTAATGGtgctgaaattgtttttaatccaTCAGCTACTATTGGAGACTTAAG TGAACCCATGTGGCCCATAGAGGCAAGATGTGCTGCTATTGCCAATAGCTATTTTACTTGTGCAATCAATCGGGTTGGAACT GAAACTTTTCCAAATGAATTTACTTCTGGTGATGGGAAACCAG cacaTAAGGATTTTGGAcatttttatg gTTCTAGTTATGTGGCTGGCCCTGATGGTAGTCGAACTCCg GGTTTGTCTAGATTAAAGGATGGATTACTAGTTTCTGAAATGGATTTGAATTTATGCAGACAAGCAAAAGATAAATGGGGttttaag atgacGCAGCGACTGAATATTTATGCTGATGCTATTTACTGGGCTTCTCAACCAGATTTCACTCCCCAAGTTCTGCATGAAAACTGA